A genomic stretch from Chitinophaga agri includes:
- the ilvD gene encoding dihydroxy-acid dehydratase, whose translation MELNKYSKTLTQDPTQPATQAQLYALGLTEEDLKKAQVGIASMGYDGNPCNMHLNDLAQVVKKGVWANNLVGLTFHTIGVSDGMTNGTPGMRYSLVSRDLIADSIETVVGAQYYDGLITVPGCDKNMPGSLIAMGRLNRPSIMVYGGSTAPGKYKGKDLNIISAFEALGQKIAGQLSEEDFKGIVQHSCPGAGACGGMYTANTMSSAIEALGMSLPYSSSNPALSKEKRDECLDAGKYIHILLEKDIKPSDIMTYEAFENAATVVMALGGSTNAVLHFIAIAKAIGVKFRLEDFQRISDKTPLIADLKPSGKYLMEDLHNIGGVPLVMKYLLKKGYLHGHCLTVTGKTLAENLESVPDLEFEGQDIIVPVEKPIKATGHIQMLYGNIAELGSVAKITGKEGLSFRGPARVFEGEYELIAGIQNGRVKAGDVVVIRQVGPKGAPGMPEMLKPTSAIMGAGLGKNVALITDGRFSGGTHGFVVGHITPEAVDGGAIGLVKDNDIIEIDAEKNTINVELSAEELAARRAQWVKPALKVTNGVLYKYAKLVSNATEGCVTDEA comes from the coding sequence ATGGAATTGAACAAATACAGCAAAACGCTCACTCAGGATCCTACGCAGCCGGCCACACAGGCGCAGCTGTATGCACTTGGTTTAACTGAAGAAGACCTGAAGAAAGCGCAGGTAGGCATTGCCAGTATGGGTTACGACGGTAATCCGTGTAACATGCACCTTAATGACCTCGCTCAGGTGGTCAAGAAAGGGGTCTGGGCTAATAACCTTGTAGGACTCACTTTCCATACTATTGGCGTCAGCGATGGTATGACAAATGGTACTCCTGGTATGCGTTATTCCCTGGTCAGCCGCGATCTGATTGCTGATTCCATCGAAACCGTTGTAGGTGCCCAGTACTATGATGGATTGATCACCGTACCTGGCTGCGATAAGAATATGCCTGGGTCCCTGATAGCAATGGGACGTCTGAACCGTCCTTCTATCATGGTGTATGGTGGCTCTACCGCTCCTGGTAAATACAAAGGAAAAGATCTGAATATTATCTCTGCATTTGAAGCCCTCGGTCAGAAAATCGCCGGTCAGCTGAGCGAAGAAGACTTCAAAGGCATCGTACAACATTCCTGCCCTGGCGCCGGTGCCTGTGGTGGTATGTATACCGCAAATACCATGTCCTCTGCTATTGAGGCATTAGGTATGAGCCTTCCTTACAGCTCTTCCAATCCTGCTTTAAGCAAGGAAAAAAGAGACGAATGCCTGGATGCTGGTAAGTATATCCACATCCTGCTGGAAAAAGATATTAAGCCTTCCGATATCATGACGTATGAAGCATTCGAGAATGCGGCTACCGTTGTGATGGCGCTGGGTGGTAGTACCAACGCTGTACTGCACTTCATAGCTATTGCCAAGGCGATAGGCGTGAAATTCAGACTGGAAGATTTCCAGCGCATCAGTGACAAAACACCGCTGATCGCTGATCTGAAACCAAGTGGTAAATACCTGATGGAAGACCTGCATAACATTGGCGGTGTTCCATTGGTAATGAAATATCTGCTGAAAAAGGGATACCTGCATGGTCACTGTCTGACAGTAACCGGTAAGACCCTGGCAGAAAACCTGGAAAGTGTACCAGACCTGGAATTTGAAGGTCAGGATATCATCGTTCCGGTAGAAAAGCCGATCAAGGCAACTGGTCACATCCAGATGCTTTATGGTAACATCGCAGAACTGGGTTCTGTGGCAAAGATCACCGGTAAAGAAGGCCTTAGCTTCCGTGGCCCTGCACGTGTGTTTGAAGGTGAGTACGAACTCATAGCAGGTATCCAGAATGGCCGTGTGAAAGCGGGCGATGTGGTGGTGATCAGACAGGTAGGTCCGAAAGGAGCACCAGGTATGCCTGAGATGCTGAAACCGACCTCCGCTATCATGGGAGCCGGTCTTGGTAAGAACGTAGCACTGATTACAGATGGCCGTTTCTCTGGTGGTACGCACGGTTTCGTGGTAGGGCATATCACACCGGAAGCGGTGGACGGAGGTGCTATCGGTCTGGTAAAAGACAATGACATTATTGAGATTGACGCCGAAAAGAATACGATCAATGTGGAACTGAGTGCAGAAGAACTGGCAGCCCGCAGGGCACAATGGGTGAAACCCGCATTGAAAGTAACTAACGGTGTATTATATAAATATGCAAAACTCGTTTCTAATGCAACAGAAGGATGTGTTACCGATGAAGCCTGA
- the ilvB gene encoding biosynthetic-type acetolactate synthase large subunit, producing MQQKDVLPMKPEPAEKRAAATAAPLNITGSEAVIRSLIAEGVETIFGYPGGAIMPIYDALYDFQKEVHHILVRHEQGATHAAQGYARTSGKTGVVFATSGPGATNLVTGLADAYMDSTPMVCITGQVAAHLLGTDAFQETDVIGITMPITKWNIQVTRPEDIPGAIAKAFYIAGSGRPGPVLVDITRNAQVAKFDFEYKKCDYIRSYRPVPKLDPEAVAAAAELINNARRPYIFCGHGVLLSGAEKELIQLAEKAGIPVASTLLGLSAVPVDHPQYVGYLGMHGNYAPNIMTNECDVLIAVGMRFDDRITGDVSQYVKQAKVIHIEIDAAEINKIIKADVAVHADAKTALEALLKLVKPAKHDEWLQGFREADKQEEEKVSKKELYPAEGGLKMAEVVRLISERTEGKAVLVTDVGQHQMIASRYYRFKDPNTNITSGGMGTMGFALPAAMGAKVGTPEKEVVAVIGDGCFQMTLQELGTIYQSEIGVKIVILNNNFLGMVRQWQQLFFDKRYSSTEMTNPDFVQIAKGFFIPGKKVTDRADITAAVDEMMSHKGAYLLEVVVEKEDNVFPMVPSGQPIANIRLE from the coding sequence ATGCAACAGAAGGATGTGTTACCGATGAAGCCTGAGCCGGCTGAAAAGCGGGCGGCAGCAACAGCTGCCCCACTTAATATCACTGGTTCCGAGGCAGTGATCCGCTCGCTGATTGCAGAAGGTGTTGAAACCATTTTCGGCTATCCTGGCGGCGCTATTATGCCAATTTATGATGCCCTCTACGATTTTCAGAAAGAAGTACATCACATATTGGTCCGTCACGAACAGGGTGCTACGCATGCTGCACAGGGCTATGCGCGTACCTCCGGTAAAACCGGTGTAGTCTTCGCTACTTCCGGTCCCGGCGCCACAAACCTGGTGACAGGTCTGGCTGACGCTTACATGGACTCTACTCCGATGGTATGTATCACTGGTCAGGTGGCAGCTCACCTGCTGGGTACAGATGCATTCCAGGAGACCGACGTGATCGGTATTACCATGCCTATCACCAAATGGAATATTCAGGTCACACGTCCTGAAGATATTCCGGGTGCTATAGCAAAGGCCTTCTATATCGCTGGTAGCGGCCGTCCGGGTCCGGTACTGGTAGATATCACCAGGAATGCTCAGGTAGCGAAGTTTGATTTTGAGTATAAGAAATGTGACTATATCCGTAGCTACCGCCCTGTTCCGAAACTGGATCCGGAGGCAGTAGCAGCAGCGGCTGAGCTGATCAATAACGCCAGGAGACCATATATTTTCTGCGGTCATGGCGTACTGTTATCAGGTGCAGAAAAAGAGCTGATCCAGCTGGCTGAGAAAGCAGGTATCCCTGTAGCATCTACCTTACTTGGATTGTCTGCTGTACCGGTTGATCATCCGCAGTATGTAGGTTATCTCGGTATGCATGGTAACTACGCGCCGAACATCATGACCAATGAGTGTGATGTATTGATCGCAGTAGGTATGCGTTTCGACGACCGTATCACCGGAGATGTATCACAATATGTGAAACAGGCAAAAGTGATCCATATTGAAATCGATGCTGCTGAGATCAACAAGATCATCAAAGCGGATGTAGCTGTTCATGCAGATGCGAAAACTGCACTGGAAGCATTACTGAAGCTGGTAAAACCTGCGAAGCATGATGAATGGTTACAGGGTTTCCGTGAGGCAGATAAACAGGAAGAAGAAAAAGTATCTAAAAAGGAACTTTATCCTGCTGAAGGTGGTTTGAAGATGGCAGAAGTGGTTCGTCTGATCTCTGAAAGAACAGAAGGTAAGGCGGTACTGGTAACAGACGTAGGCCAGCACCAGATGATCGCTTCCCGTTACTACCGTTTTAAAGATCCGAATACCAACATCACTTCTGGTGGTATGGGTACAATGGGTTTTGCACTGCCGGCAGCGATGGGTGCGAAAGTAGGTACACCAGAAAAAGAAGTGGTAGCAGTGATCGGTGATGGTTGCTTCCAGATGACATTGCAGGAACTGGGGACTATCTATCAGTCTGAAATAGGCGTGAAAATAGTGATCCTGAACAATAACTTCCTGGGTATGGTGCGTCAATGGCAGCAGTTGTTCTTTGACAAACGTTACTCATCCACAGAAATGACCAACCCTGACTTCGTACAGATCGCGAAAGGGTTCTTCATTCCGGGTAAGAAAGTTACTGACCGTGCAGATATCACGGCTGCTGTAGATGAGATGATGTCTCATAAAGGCGCTTATCTGCTGGAAGTAGTTGTGGAGAAAGAAGACAACGTATTCCCAATGGTGCCTTCCGGCCAGCCGATAGCAAATATCAGGCTCGAGTAG
- the ilvN gene encoding acetolactate synthase small subunit, which translates to MQKEYTVTVYTEDRIGITNRICVIFTRRGINITSLTTAETEIPGVYKFIITVISEKEKLVKIVGQIERLIEIHRAFVHEEDEVVYQELALYKISTKALQNGNIELLIRENNARILTITEDYFVLEKTGHQQELIDLQAKLAPYGLIEYSKSGRVAIIKWSRRFHDHLKELEQQRPDNLKQATYSEHTEVSAEEESI; encoded by the coding sequence ATGCAAAAAGAATATACAGTAACGGTATACACAGAAGACAGGATTGGGATCACCAATCGCATCTGTGTTATCTTCACCCGCCGTGGCATAAACATCACGAGTCTTACTACGGCTGAGACGGAGATCCCAGGCGTATATAAGTTCATCATCACTGTCATTTCCGAAAAGGAGAAACTGGTGAAGATCGTTGGTCAGATAGAAAGGCTGATCGAAATTCACCGCGCATTTGTGCATGAAGAAGATGAAGTAGTGTACCAGGAACTGGCCCTCTACAAGATCTCTACCAAGGCACTGCAGAACGGTAATATCGAGCTGCTGATCCGTGAGAACAATGCACGTATCCTGACAATTACGGAGGATTATTTTGTACTTGAGAAGACCGGTCATCAGCAGGAGCTGATCGATCTGCAGGCGAAACTTGCACCTTATGGTCTGATTGAATATTCGAAGAGTGGACGGGTGGCTATCATTAAATGGAGCCGTCGTTTCCATGATCATCTGAAAGAGCTGGAGCAGCAACGCCCGGACAACCTGAAGCAGGCAACATATTCTGAACACACAGAGGTATCTGCAGAAGAAGAAAGTATCTAG
- the ilvC gene encoding ketol-acid reductoisomerase produces MATINFGGVLEDVVTREEFPMEKAREVLKDEVIAIIGYGVQGPGQALNLKDNGFNVIIGQRKDSKTWDKAIADGWVPGQTLFEIEEAAQKGTIIQFLLSDAGQIALWPTLKPHLTKGKALYFSHGFGITYKDQTNIIPPADVDVILVAPKGSGTSLRRLFLAGQGLNSSFAIYQDATGKARDRVIALGIGVGSGYLFETDFLKEVTSDLTGERGTLMGAIQGIFAAQYEVLRKNGHSPSEAFNETVEELTQSLMPLVAENGMDWMYANCSTTAQRGALDWWKKFKAASQPVFEELYASVAAGKEAARSIASNSTPDYRDKLNEELRELRESEMWQAGAAVRKLRPNN; encoded by the coding sequence ATGGCAACCATCAATTTTGGAGGGGTACTGGAAGACGTAGTAACCAGAGAAGAATTCCCAATGGAAAAAGCTAGAGAAGTGCTGAAAGATGAAGTGATAGCTATCATCGGTTACGGCGTACAGGGTCCCGGCCAGGCACTGAACCTGAAAGACAACGGTTTCAATGTTATCATCGGTCAGCGTAAAGATTCTAAAACCTGGGATAAAGCTATCGCTGATGGTTGGGTTCCTGGTCAGACGCTGTTCGAAATCGAAGAAGCTGCACAGAAAGGTACCATCATTCAGTTCCTGTTGAGCGATGCCGGTCAGATCGCGCTGTGGCCTACATTAAAACCACACCTGACTAAAGGTAAAGCATTGTATTTCTCCCATGGTTTTGGTATCACTTATAAAGACCAGACTAATATCATTCCTCCAGCTGACGTAGACGTGATCCTGGTTGCCCCTAAAGGTTCCGGTACATCCCTGCGCAGATTGTTCCTGGCTGGTCAGGGACTGAACTCCAGCTTTGCTATCTATCAGGATGCAACTGGTAAGGCACGTGACCGCGTTATCGCACTGGGTATCGGTGTAGGTTCAGGTTACCTGTTCGAAACTGACTTCCTGAAAGAAGTTACCTCTGACTTAACAGGTGAGCGTGGTACCCTGATGGGTGCTATCCAGGGTATCTTCGCTGCTCAGTACGAAGTACTGCGCAAGAATGGTCACTCTCCATCTGAAGCATTCAACGAAACAGTAGAAGAACTGACCCAGTCGCTGATGCCACTCGTTGCTGAAAACGGTATGGACTGGATGTATGCTAACTGTTCTACTACTGCTCAGCGTGGTGCGCTTGACTGGTGGAAGAAATTCAAAGCTGCAAGCCAGCCAGTATTCGAAGAACTGTACGCAAGTGTTGCTGCAGGTAAAGAAGCTGCACGCTCTATCGCTTCTAACAGTACTCCTGACTATCGTGATAAACTGAACGAAGAACTGAGAGAACTGCGTGAAAGCGAAATGTGGCAGGCTGGTGCTGCTGTAAGAAAGCTGCGCCCAAATAACTAA
- the ilvA gene encoding threonine ammonia-lyase, whose translation MSQVLTSVNPLNILDAAVKLKPVVNRTPLTYSATLSRRYNADVYLKREDMQIVRSYKLRGAYNLISSLDKETLSKGVTCASAGNHAQGFAYACRQLDIKGVCFMPIITPKQKVNQVNMFGGDNIEIRLVGDTFDDCAAEAQAFTKAHNMTFIPPFDDAKIIEGQGTVAVEVLEDQAKIDYVFVPIGGGGLAAGLGTYFKTYSPLTQIIGVEPEGAPSMSRALEAGEPVTLNEIERFVDGAAVKRVGALTFSICKDVLAKMQLVPEGKVCSTILRLYNEDAIVVEPAGALSIAALDYYAKEIEGKKVVCVVSGSNNDIDRMQEIKERSLLYEGLKHYFIIRFVQRPGALKEFVNHVLGPNDDITRFEFIQKHNKETGPALIGVELKNREDYDILLANFRKYNIHFTELNKDDNLFGYLV comes from the coding sequence ATGTCCCAGGTATTAACAAGTGTGAACCCGCTCAACATCCTTGATGCTGCGGTTAAGTTAAAGCCTGTGGTGAACCGTACCCCGCTTACCTATAGCGCCACGCTCTCCCGCAGGTACAATGCAGATGTCTATCTTAAGAGAGAAGACATGCAGATTGTAAGGTCTTATAAATTACGCGGGGCATATAACCTGATTAGCAGCCTGGATAAGGAAACGCTATCAAAGGGTGTAACTTGTGCCAGCGCCGGTAACCATGCACAGGGCTTCGCCTACGCATGCCGTCAGCTGGACATTAAAGGCGTGTGTTTCATGCCTATCATTACTCCAAAACAAAAGGTCAACCAGGTGAATATGTTCGGTGGTGATAACATCGAGATCAGACTGGTTGGTGATACGTTTGATGATTGTGCGGCGGAAGCCCAGGCTTTTACCAAAGCGCACAACATGACTTTTATTCCTCCGTTCGATGATGCAAAGATCATTGAAGGGCAGGGTACCGTGGCTGTAGAGGTGCTGGAAGACCAGGCGAAGATTGATTACGTGTTTGTGCCAATCGGTGGTGGCGGACTCGCAGCAGGCTTAGGTACTTATTTCAAGACATATAGTCCCCTTACACAGATCATTGGTGTGGAGCCAGAGGGTGCTCCTTCCATGAGTCGTGCACTGGAGGCAGGTGAGCCTGTTACACTGAACGAGATTGAGCGTTTCGTGGATGGTGCTGCCGTTAAAAGAGTGGGTGCACTGACATTCAGCATCTGCAAAGACGTTCTGGCAAAAATGCAGCTGGTACCGGAAGGGAAGGTTTGCTCAACTATATTAAGACTGTATAATGAAGATGCGATCGTAGTAGAACCTGCGGGCGCACTGTCCATCGCAGCACTGGATTACTACGCAAAGGAAATCGAGGGAAAGAAAGTGGTGTGCGTGGTAAGTGGTAGTAACAATGACATCGATCGTATGCAGGAGATCAAGGAACGGTCATTGTTATATGAAGGTCTGAAACATTACTTCATCATTCGTTTCGTACAGCGTCCGGGCGCATTGAAAGAATTCGTGAACCATGTACTGGGGCCTAACGATGATATTACCCGTTTTGAATTTATTCAGAAACACAATAAGGAAACAGGCCCTGCACTGATAGGCGTGGAGCTGAAGAACAGGGAGGATTACGATATCCTGCTGGCTAATTTCCGCAAATACAATATTCACTTCACGGAACTGAACAAGGACGATAACCTGTTCGGTTACCTGGTGTAA